In the Necator americanus strain Aroian chromosome X, whole genome shotgun sequence genome, TAATTATATGCATTATGaaatattacaataaataGCATCAAAttattacataaattacaaaatattgtaTTTAGTTTTAAGCCTATGGAGAGCATGGAAGCCCTAACACTTTACTTTCAAAATGTGTGACGTGTTGACAATGTAACAAAGAGACCTCGTGAGATCGACACACGGCTGAGTCAATGTTTTGGTTATCAGAGAACcagatgaaaaatttaaatagtttttcagagaagaaagtttgagcagagtcaaatttttccaaaggGTTAGTAaccacttttaaaaaatgaaggatgtAATTTTCCGTAGCATAGAGTAGTTCAGAAGTAGTTGTAATagaattgcccatgttcgactgtgcTTGAATATTGGCATGTttaatacgtagcttttttattgatttgtttgaactgtggccaagattggtattggtatttattaacagctaacgtttcggcgttttcgcctccgtcagagcctggaaaaatcaaacccATTACTGTTTTATCCTCAcaagcgccttatcacctacagaaagcatccaaacggtaggcaaacagcaacacattagCTAGTGCTTACTTCATTAGCTggacttggtaacgcaacagactaccaagtaccacaactacgagtcacaagggtttttttatAAGGACCTAATGGCCTACCATGTAGATCAAAATCCGCACAGATTTTGATATGGggctagttcgtttgtgatcgcaatgcactcatccttcctgttcatttttgaatttttggggctgatccaaaatgcctctagcgttctgcgtgctatgatctcggactcgaacGATATTATAGTAACCTCTACCTCTATCTTGGAGTTTTGATGGCTTATTCTAAGGTGTGCCCGGGTGGAGAGTTCAGAGTCCATCTAGAGTTTCCCccatataatcgtcaccgcacaacctgcacgtgatacgatatactactcctgataccatgcaatcactCTCTCTGCCATAGGGGCAAatcacgcagctgggagttgtgcagagtcgatcgtACGTACGATTACGCACGAGGTGAcacttgaggtttgctggtgGTATTTCCACGCCCTCGCGTCGTCCGTACCGCTTTGCTCATTATCACTAAATATGTAAGGTAAGCTGAACAAgatcttttctgggccatCTACTTCTTGATCATGTCGTGCTTGTCGAGCAACACAGTCTTCATCTGGGTACCCATTGCATATTGCCACTTTATGGGTCAGATTTACAGACTATGCTtttaatatcaaaaaaaagctgcgtattaaacatgccaagattcatgacagtcgaacatgggcaattttGAGAAACGCACTAGCAAGCTGTTTTCGTCTGGTGAAGGAAGTTCTTCCTTTGAGACAAAAGATCCGCTTTCTCCGCCGCTGTCAACAACACCAACTCATCCTGAATTTAATAGCCAAGAAGCGACATGACGAGATAAGCGGTGTCTCCAAAGAAAGCAGGCAGATCCATAATGACGAAAAACAATCCTTGTGTATGGCATTGAAGGCAAAACAGGATCACATGTTCTCTTTGCCAGAGAAGTGTACGTATAAAGAACAATACTGTGAACGTTTTGTGCCGGAACGCATTTGGGGGAGAATAGTGGGTGAGTCAGAGTCCATTTGTGTTTGTATTCGGTCTAGTACTAAGTCTCGACTGCAGGAAAAGATCAGACGATTAGTAGAAAATCAGCAACGTCAGATGGTTAATGAGTCTGTTAGATCTACCTCTGTATGTTCAGACGACAACGGCACCATTGTTAACAACAACAGTGCACAAAATTCATTTCGTGTTTCTGTGATCGGAGATGTATTCATCACAGCTGATGCGCTGTTTGTTTTGGATTTCGGCCCTAATTTCGCGCATATGCAATCTATAAGTGCGAAGGTATCATGTAGGATCGTGGGTGGCCTCTACTTGGTTCATGATATGCTGCGACtgagagcaaaagaagaaagagcgaagacaagaaaataaaatagctgCGCGAGCATCTTTACCCTCTATGCCCTTCCCACGTATGCTGTATAAGTCAGCGGACCCCATCCCAACGGTAGACAACAAATTCCGAGTGTTTGTAACATCAGCATACTCCGTTTTGGAGCGGTTTCTCAAAAAACACGTAGAATTCAACTTCTCTGTTGCGCAACGCTGTGGCCTACGTAAGATCCGCAATATTTGTACATCTGGGAAGATCAAGGTCTCCGTCAGTGATAAGGGAGGAAAATTCGTTGCCCTATCACGTGAACTAGACATAACGATAACAAGACAACTCCTGGAACCATAACCTCAACGACTTCAACGGGGAGTCctggaacgaccacgacgagcatctcaacggggaatccaggaacgaccacgacgaccaCATCAACTGAAACTCCTGAAACGACCACCACGACCACATCAACTGAAACTCCTGGAACGACCACGGCGAGCATCTCAACGGagaatccaggaacgaccacgaccACATCAACGGAAACTCCTGAAACCATAACCTCAACAACTTCAACGGGGAGTCctggaacgaccacgacgagcatctcaacggggaatccaggaacgaccacgacgaccaCATCAACTGAAACTCCTGAAACGACCACCACGACCACATCAACTGAAACTCCTGGAACGACCACGGCGAGCATCTCAACTGAAACTCTTGGAACGACCATGACGAGCATCTCAACTGAAACTCCTGGAACGACCATGACGAGCACATCAACTGAAACTCCTGGAACGACCACGGCGAACATCTCAACTGAAACTCTTGGAACGACCATGACGAGCATCTCAACTGAAACTCTTGGAACGACCATGACGAGCATCTCAACTGAAACTCCTGGAACGACCAtgacgagcatctcaacgcagaatccaggaacgaccactACGACCACATCAACTGAAACTCCTGGAACGACCACGGCGAACATCTCAACTGAAACTCTTGGAACGACCATGACGAGCATCTCAACTGAAACTCCTGGAACGACCAtgacgagcatctcaacgcagaatccaggaacgaccaccACGACCACATCAACTGAAACTCCTGGAACGACCACGGCGAGCATCTCAACTGAAACTCCTgaaacgaccacgacgagcatctcaacggagaatccaggaacgaccatgacgagcatctcaacgcagaatccaggaacgaccaccacgaccacatcaactgaaactcctggaacgaccacgacgagcatctcaacggggaatccaggaacgaccacgacgaccaCATCAACTGAAACTCCTGAAACGACCACCACGACCACATCAACTGAAACTCCTGGAACGACCACGGCGAGCATCTCAACTGAAACTCTTGGAACGACCATGACGAGCATCTCAACTGAAACTCTTGGAACGACCATGACGAGCATCTCAACTGAAACTCCTGGAACGACCAtgacgagcatctcaacgcagaatccaggaacgaccaccACGACCACATCAACTGAAACTCCTGGAACGACCACGGCGAGCATCTCAACTGAAACTCCTgaaacgaccacgacgagcatctcaacgcagaatccaggaacgaccaccacgaccacatcaactgaaactccggaacgaccacgacgaccaCATCAACTCTATACGCCCCATCCTCCACTAACGAATTTAGAAAACAATATTGCCGTTTGAATAGGGTGTGGTTGAAACAACAAGAACAGCAGGGCCTAAAAACCTGACTGCGCGTCTCAAGAATGACTTACCTGCATGCCCAGTCCTATACACTATGATAAAAACCCACAAACTCTCTGAAAACGGCCTCGCTTCGAATAATCCAGGTGACTCTAAAGTGAGACCTATCATAAGTGGTATTGGGTCCCACAAATAGAATTTCTTAGCTACTCAACATAATCCTAAATAAACTGCTCAAATATGTCCCTGCTCACCTAAGCACCTCGTCTAAACGTGAATGTGTAATTCAGTCCTTTGACGTTACGTCACTCTATACGAACGTCTCAAACGATCTCGCGATGCAGGCTGTTCAAGAACTGCTTGCACAGAACCAAACTTTATTGAACATGTGCGGTTTGACCATTAGGCAAATCATGACACCGATAAATGAGTGCctgaattgctctatttttcGATGGTCGAGACAGTACTACCGACAATTTAGAGGCCCagctatgggacaaaggctggcacccaCCCTTGTCATTACTTCCATGTCTAAGATCGAAACACCC is a window encoding:
- a CDS encoding hypothetical protein (NECATOR_CHRX.G25245.T1); protein product: MLAVVVPGVSVDVVVVVVPGFCVEMLVMVVPGVSVEMLVMVVPRVSVEMLVMVVPRVSVEMLAVVVPGVSVDVVVVVVSGVSVDVVVVVVPGFPVEMLVVVVPGVSVDVVVVVVPGFCVEMLVMVVPGFSVEMLVVVVSGVSVEMLAVVVPGVSVDVVVVVVPGFCVEMLVMVVPGVSVEMLVMVVPRVSVEMFAVVVPGVSVDVVVVVVPGFCVEMLVMVVPGVSVEMLVMVVPRVSVEMLVMVVPRVSVEMFAVVVPGVSVDVLVMVVPGVSVEMLVMVVPRVSVEMLAVVVPGVSVDVVVVVVSGVSVDVVVVVVPGFPVEMLVVVVPGLPVEVVEVMVSGVSVDVVVVVPGFSVEMLAVVVPGVSVDVVVVVVSGVSVDVVVVVVPGFPVEMLVVVVPGLPVEVVEVMVPGVVLLSLCLVHVIGQRIFLPYH
- a CDS encoding hypothetical protein (NECATOR_CHRX.G25245.T2), with the translated sequence MLVVVVSGVSVEMLAVVVPGVSVDVVVVVVPGFCVEMLVMVVPGVSVEMLVMVVPRVSVEMLVMVVPRVSVEMLAVVVPGVSVDVVVVVVSGVSVDVVVVVVPGFPVEMLVVVVPGVSVDVVVVVVPGFCVEMLVMVVPGFSVEMLVVVVSGVSVEMLAVVVPGVSVDVVVVVVPGFCVEMLVMVVPGVSVEMLVMVVPRVSVEMFAVVVPGVSVDVVVVVVPGFCVEMLVMVVPGVSVEMLVMVVPRVSVEMLVMVVPRVSVEMFAVVVPGVSVDVLVMVVPGVSVEMLVMVVPRVSVEMLAVVVPGVSVDVVVVVVSGVSVDVVVVVVPGFPVEMLVVVVPGLPVEVVEVMVSGVSVDVVVVVPGFSVEMLAVVVPGVSVDVVVVVVSGVSVDVVVVVVPGFPVEMLVVVVPGLPVEVVEVMVPGVVLLSLCLVHVIGQRIFLPYH